In Natrinema amylolyticum, the following are encoded in one genomic region:
- a CDS encoding ATP-dependent helicase: MDGTERLELPVDDDDLPFDPADATIEDGDVFESLEPAVQEWWIEEFGEFVPENDGFFTPPQRGAIPKIHEGTNTLVCAPTGSGKTMSSFLSIINYLYELDRDSENGLENSVYCLYVSPLKSLANDIHRNLEVPLSGIEDVVAERDGEGSMGEIRHAIRHGDTSSSDRQKMLEETPHILNTTPETLAILLNSPKFREKLRTVEYVIVDEIHSLAAGKRGTHLTVSLERLEAMAEGEVTRIGCSATIEPLSRVAEFLVGREEPGGEPREYEIVDARFAREFDMELECPTDDLINTPREVVQERFYRTLHEHVQNHTNTLVFTNTRSGAERVLHNLRERFDAYDEENSGCHHGSLSKDVRQDIEGRLKDGDLEVVTTSTSLELGIDMPHVDLVVQVGSPKSVASLLQRIGRAGHRVGQTVTGRVIALDRDELLECAVMLKKATEGFVDSVSIPENAQDVAAQHVYGMAIAEIRPEAELTGILRRAYPYRNYGEDEYESLMRYLTAEYAGLEEKNVYAKVWRDENDPPDGQHHHETFPVGEPLIGKRGRLARVIYMTNIGTIPDSFTCDVYTRAGDEWVGQLDEQYLDTLEKGDVFVLGGNNFEYRYRRGSKVYVDRTSARPTVPSWYSERLPLSYDLGREILAFQGELLERYEAGGPPRVRAWLREFPLDDNSVRAIARLFDHQCRYAGTESVSTLDRLAIEVVRDREEYERHYYVHSTYGRKVNDGLSRLLAYRCAQEATANVRVAVADNGFVLSMPLNRKVDIDGIIDDLEAEQVRADLRSSLSGTDLLQRYFRINATRSLMILKRYKGYEKSASEQQVSSEMLLGFAEDLEEFAVIEETYREILEDKLNVSEIEDIVGAIDAGDLTVTRQLLDSPTPRAFGLATLSASDVVLAEDESAALQSFHERVLDEIGDESLAGLTAGSDDE; encoded by the coding sequence ATGGACGGGACCGAGCGCCTCGAGCTGCCGGTCGACGATGACGATCTCCCCTTCGATCCGGCCGACGCGACCATCGAGGACGGCGACGTGTTCGAGTCGCTCGAGCCCGCGGTACAGGAGTGGTGGATAGAAGAGTTCGGCGAGTTCGTCCCCGAGAACGACGGCTTCTTCACGCCGCCACAGCGAGGTGCGATCCCGAAGATCCACGAGGGGACGAACACGCTGGTCTGTGCGCCGACGGGCTCGGGAAAGACCATGTCGTCGTTCCTCTCGATCATCAATTACCTGTACGAGCTCGATCGCGACTCGGAAAACGGCCTCGAGAACTCCGTCTACTGCCTCTACGTCTCCCCCCTCAAGTCCCTCGCGAACGACATTCACCGCAATCTCGAGGTACCCCTGTCAGGCATCGAGGACGTCGTCGCCGAGCGCGACGGCGAGGGGTCGATGGGCGAGATCCGCCACGCGATCCGCCACGGCGACACCTCTTCGAGCGATCGCCAGAAGATGCTCGAGGAGACGCCCCACATTCTCAACACGACTCCAGAAACGCTGGCGATCCTGTTGAATTCGCCGAAGTTCCGCGAGAAGCTCCGGACCGTCGAGTACGTCATCGTCGACGAGATCCACTCGCTGGCGGCGGGCAAGCGGGGGACCCACCTCACGGTCAGCCTCGAGCGACTCGAAGCGATGGCCGAGGGGGAGGTCACGCGGATCGGCTGCTCGGCGACGATCGAGCCGCTCTCTCGCGTCGCGGAGTTCCTGGTCGGCCGCGAGGAACCGGGAGGAGAGCCCCGCGAGTACGAGATCGTCGACGCCCGCTTCGCCCGCGAGTTCGACATGGAACTGGAGTGTCCGACCGACGACCTGATCAACACGCCTCGCGAGGTCGTCCAGGAGCGGTTCTACCGAACCCTCCACGAGCACGTCCAGAACCACACGAACACCCTTGTGTTCACTAATACGCGCTCTGGAGCCGAACGGGTCCTCCACAACCTCCGGGAGCGTTTCGACGCCTACGACGAGGAAAACTCCGGCTGTCACCACGGCAGCCTCTCGAAGGACGTCCGACAGGACATCGAGGGACGGCTGAAAGACGGCGACCTCGAGGTGGTTACCACTTCGACGAGCCTCGAGTTGGGAATCGACATGCCCCACGTCGACCTCGTCGTCCAGGTCGGCTCGCCCAAGTCCGTCGCGTCCCTGCTCCAGCGGATCGGCCGCGCGGGCCACCGCGTCGGCCAGACCGTCACCGGGCGCGTGATCGCGCTCGACCGGGACGAACTCCTCGAGTGCGCGGTCATGCTCAAGAAGGCCACCGAGGGGTTCGTCGACTCGGTGTCGATCCCCGAGAACGCCCAGGACGTGGCCGCCCAGCACGTCTACGGGATGGCGATCGCCGAGATTCGGCCCGAGGCCGAACTGACGGGAATCCTCCGTCGGGCCTACCCCTATCGGAACTACGGCGAGGACGAGTACGAGTCCCTCATGCGGTATCTCACCGCCGAGTACGCCGGGCTAGAGGAGAAGAACGTCTACGCGAAGGTCTGGCGCGACGAGAACGACCCGCCCGACGGCCAGCACCACCACGAGACGTTCCCCGTCGGCGAACCCCTGATCGGGAAGCGGGGTCGACTCGCGCGGGTCATCTACATGACTAATATCGGGACGATTCCGGACTCGTTTACCTGCGACGTCTACACGCGCGCAGGCGACGAGTGGGTCGGCCAGTTAGACGAACAGTACCTCGACACGCTCGAGAAGGGCGACGTCTTCGTCCTCGGCGGGAACAACTTCGAGTACCGCTACCGACGGGGGTCGAAGGTGTACGTCGACCGCACGAGCGCCCGCCCGACCGTTCCCTCGTGGTACTCCGAGCGACTGCCGCTCTCGTACGATCTGGGCCGCGAAATCCTCGCGTTTCAGGGGGAACTCCTCGAGCGCTACGAGGCCGGCGGTCCGCCGCGGGTCCGCGCGTGGCTCCGAGAATTCCCACTCGACGATAACAGCGTGCGGGCCATCGCCCGCCTGTTCGACCACCAGTGTCGGTACGCCGGCACCGAGAGCGTGAGCACGCTCGACCGCCTCGCGATCGAGGTCGTCCGGGACCGCGAGGAGTACGAACGCCACTACTACGTCCACTCGACGTACGGCCGCAAGGTCAACGACGGCCTCTCGCGGCTGCTGGCTTACCGCTGTGCACAGGAGGCGACCGCGAACGTCCGCGTCGCCGTCGCGGACAACGGCTTCGTCCTCTCGATGCCGCTGAATCGCAAGGTCGACATCGACGGGATCATCGACGACCTCGAGGCCGAGCAGGTGCGCGCGGACCTCCGGTCGTCGCTCTCCGGAACGGACCTGCTCCAGCGCTACTTCCGGATCAACGCGACCCGCTCGCTGATGATCCTCAAACGCTACAAGGGCTACGAGAAGTCCGCGAGCGAACAGCAGGTCTCCAGCGAGATGCTGCTCGGCTTCGCGGAGGACCTCGAGGAGTTCGCGGTGATCGAGGAGACCTATCGCGAGATTCTCGAGGACAAACTGAACGTGAGCGAGATCGAGGACATCGTCGGCGCAATCGATGCCGGCGACCTCACCGTGACCCGCCAGCTACTCGACTCGCCGACGCCGCGGGCGTTCGGCCTCGCGACGCTGTCGGCCAGCGACGTCGTCCTCGCGGAAGACGAGAGCGCCGCCCTCCAGTCGTTCCACGAGCGCGTGCTCGACGAAATCGGCGACGAATCGCTGGCGGGACTGACGGCGGGATCGGACGACGAATAG
- a CDS encoding HalOD1 output domain-containing protein, with protein MSKTVPTSIRVVQGVAAYEDVEPIDLEPPLHEVVDTDALDALFRSTHDSSVAVEFTYRGTHVRIDDSGEIEVTAATEDPGSSTAVE; from the coding sequence ATGTCGAAGACGGTTCCGACCAGTATCAGGGTTGTACAGGGGGTGGCGGCGTACGAAGACGTCGAACCGATTGACCTCGAACCGCCGTTACACGAGGTCGTCGATACGGACGCGCTGGACGCGTTGTTTCGGTCGACGCACGACTCGAGCGTGGCCGTCGAGTTCACGTATCGCGGAACGCACGTTCGCATCGATGATTCGGGAGAGATCGAGGTGACGGCGGCGACCGAGGACCCCGGTAGTTCGACTGCGGTCGAATAA